AATATTACCGCCGCCTGCGGTATGGATGCGTTTACCCAGCTTCTTGAGGCGTACGTGTCCACGAAGGCGAATCCGATGACCGACGCTCTTTCCGAGAACGGGCTTCGGTACATCACGGATGCTCTCGTCTCCTCGGCGACGGAGGGGAAAGGGAATGTGGCCGTGCGGGGGAGCATGGCGTATGCCGCATTTCTCTCCGGCGTCACCCTGGCGAACGCCGGTTTGGGCGTCGTCCACGGGCTCGCCGCCCCCGTCGGCGGTCGCTTTCCGATTCCCCACGGCGTGGTGTGCGCAAACCTCATGGGCCCCGCCCTGCGCCTGACCGTGGCGGAACTCATTGAGGCGGGCGATGATCCCGAATCGTACACCGTCCTGAATAAAATCGCCCGCATCGGTATGCTCTTTTCGGACGGACGTGACCGCGACGCGCTGGATGTAATCGGCGGCGCCCGACGGCTGGTCGACGGCGTACATGATATTACGGACAGGCTCGACATCCCCCGGCTGGGGACATACGGCATGACCGAAAAGGATGTGGACGCAATCGTCAAAAAAGCGGACAACAAGAACAACCCGGCACCGCTCACGGCCGACCAGATGCGCCAGATACTGCTCGAGAGGATATAAAAAAACAAAGGACACGCTCCCGGCATGAGTGACCAATACATACTCGCCGTAGACCTGGGGACCCAGAGCGTCCGGGCGGCGCTCCTTTCCGTTGATGCGCATATCATCGGCATCGAGCAGCTCCCCCAGGAAGTTCACAGCCCGAATCCCGGA
The sequence above is a segment of the Candidatus Zymogenaceae bacterium genome. Coding sequences within it:
- a CDS encoding iron-containing alcohol dehydrogenase, producing MNSQQMNLPNIDRFQCASIPAVYFGAGVIKNIGATASRYGTSALLVTGGSSLARTGNLEVIVSRLKDANITVSHTTVTGEPSPEGVDEVVSEYRGKGVDLVISIGGGSVIDFGKAVSAMMPAEGSVLDYLEGVGTKSPDGKKLPFLACPTTAGTGSEATKNAVLSRVGDAGFKKSLRHDKYIPDAAIIDPELAVDCPHNITAACGMDAFTQLLEAYVSTKANPMTDALSENGLRYITDALVSSATEGKGNVAVRGSMAYAAFLSGVTLANAGLGVVHGLAAPVGGRFPIPHGVVCANLMGPALRLTVAELIEAGDDPESYTVLNKIARIGMLFSDGRDRDALDVIGGARRLVDGVHDITDRLDIPRLGTYGMTEKDVDAIVKKADNKNNPAPLTADQMRQILLERI